In Flavobacterium okayamense, a single window of DNA contains:
- a CDS encoding BfmA/BtgA family mobilization protein produces the protein MNTEKKNIDIRLNGLMVSRWTNLKKRFGYNTNIKLVEDILYFFETNPVNPKDKFTSVLDKVLSKMDEFNNDNNRVIAVVRKIENDKLNPIFRTVTQDLNHKIDDIKQYVYEGINSSQNVTSIEPKTNEKEIENVIKKYEEKLKTQDKLYNLSEKINDDNHKKISSICKNLNEIKNKYSVEKGTFSKPKIVLELSEEEFLKLIKY, from the coding sequence ATGAATACAGAAAAGAAAAATATTGACATTAGACTAAATGGACTTATGGTTAGTCGATGGACTAATCTAAAGAAAAGATTTGGTTACAATACAAACATAAAATTAGTAGAAGATATATTGTACTTTTTTGAAACAAATCCTGTTAATCCAAAAGATAAATTTACTTCTGTATTAGATAAAGTACTCTCAAAAATGGATGAATTTAATAATGACAACAATAGAGTTATTGCAGTTGTCAGAAAAATTGAAAATGATAAATTAAATCCAATATTCAGAACAGTTACACAAGACTTAAATCACAAAATAGACGATATAAAACAGTACGTTTATGAAGGAATAAATTCTTCACAAAATGTCACAAGTATTGAACCAAAAACTAACGAAAAAGAAATTGAAAATGTTATAAAAAAGTATGAAGAAAAATTAAAAACTCAAGATAAATTATATAATCTTTCTGAAAAGATTAATGACGATAATCATAAAAAAATTAGTTCCATTTGTAAAAATCTAAATGAAATAAAGAATAAATATTCTGTAGAAAAAGGAACATTTTCTAAACCAAAAATTGTCCTTGAATTATCTGAAGAAGAATTTTTAAAATTAATTAAATATTAA
- a CDS encoding toprim domain-containing protein has protein sequence MKRKRITLEKARNISIELVLQKMNYTPSKTIGFDIWYSSPLHDEKTPSFKINTKINKWYDHGLQKGGNTIDFVAIKFNYSISEVLKFLEKYSDRSVFSFQEQKNIALIFTETESKIKINKVTEIQHFALKKYLENRKIYNYENESNLREVHYEVNGKKYFGIGFKNNTEGYEIRSKYAKICIGKKDVTHLVKGYKNKLRIFEGFFDYLSFINKFKSDSDFLILNSITLINRCDEILSKYDEIELFLDNDAAGNEQTKLTLEKFNNATDCRAFYKDFKDLNEWLLNTTF, from the coding sequence ATGAAAAGAAAAAGAATCACTTTGGAAAAAGCTCGTAATATTTCTATTGAATTAGTCCTTCAAAAAATGAATTATACACCATCAAAAACAATTGGATTTGATATTTGGTACTCAAGTCCTTTACACGATGAAAAAACACCTTCATTTAAAATAAATACCAAAATAAACAAATGGTATGATCACGGGCTTCAAAAAGGTGGAAATACAATTGATTTTGTCGCAATTAAATTTAATTATTCAATTTCTGAAGTTTTAAAATTCTTAGAGAAATATTCAGACAGATCTGTTTTTTCTTTTCAAGAGCAAAAAAATATTGCATTAATTTTTACTGAAACTGAAAGTAAAATTAAAATAAATAAAGTAACTGAAATACAACATTTTGCATTGAAAAAATATTTAGAAAATAGGAAAATTTACAATTACGAAAACGAATCAAATTTAAGAGAAGTTCATTACGAAGTAAATGGCAAAAAATATTTTGGAATTGGTTTCAAAAATAATACTGAAGGCTATGAAATTCGTTCCAAATATGCCAAAATATGTATAGGAAAAAAAGATGTTACTCATTTGGTAAAAGGTTATAAAAACAAATTAAGAATTTTTGAAGGCTTTTTTGATTACTTATCGTTCATAAATAAATTCAAATCTGATTCCGATTTTTTAATTCTAAATTCAATAACCTTGATTAATCGTTGTGATGAAATTTTATCAAAATATGATGAAATTGAATTGTTTTTGGATAATGATGCAGCAGGAAATGAACAAACAAAATTAACACTTGAAAAATTCAATAATGCAACAGATTGTAGAGCATTTTACAAAGATTTTAAAGATTTAAATGAATGGCTTTTGAATACTACTTTTTAA
- a CDS encoding replication initiation protein — protein sequence MKNTIYIRKPNHISTARFTLSTIEYNIIYFIIDELMKSQSLDINMVYSEQEIVIELKKIDKYNNYQRIKDSIKSLASKQVEYHINIPGGNGKSEQVQENITSLISGIKYVRNSQYISFIVPSQACRFFCYLGGGFTSIQKAIAIGLSSIYSKALYELCCRWKDKGGYNCSIEDLKVYLSIENKYKQIAHFRQRVLDDSIVELKEKADLFFTYTLTKSDKKFDKISIKIHGNYKNKSGFSGVKEEHYRFVYSFLNRYFPNYKDSKALDYTEILVKQNNLEKAFYRFIKLDDNYSEGTKTKKDIYSLLVNVILPELEVLKSHIT from the coding sequence TTGAAAAACACTATTTACATAAGAAAACCCAACCATATTTCAACTGCCCGATTCACCTTGTCAACTATTGAATATAACATCATTTATTTCATTATTGACGAGCTTATGAAATCGCAAAGTTTAGATATAAATATGGTTTATTCTGAACAGGAAATAGTAATTGAATTAAAAAAAATTGATAAGTATAATAATTATCAAAGAATAAAGGATTCTATAAAGTCATTGGCTTCTAAACAAGTTGAATATCATATAAACATTCCTGGAGGAAATGGAAAATCAGAACAGGTTCAGGAGAACATCACTTCACTAATTAGTGGAATAAAGTATGTTAGAAATTCGCAATATATATCATTCATAGTTCCATCCCAAGCTTGCAGGTTTTTTTGCTACCTAGGAGGCGGTTTTACATCCATTCAAAAGGCAATTGCTATAGGATTAAGTTCTATCTATTCAAAAGCCTTATATGAGCTTTGTTGCCGTTGGAAAGACAAAGGTGGTTATAATTGTAGCATTGAAGATTTAAAAGTGTATTTGTCTATCGAAAACAAGTATAAGCAAATAGCTCATTTTAGACAAAGAGTGTTAGATGATTCTATAGTTGAATTGAAAGAGAAAGCTGATTTGTTTTTCACATACACCCTTACAAAATCTGACAAAAAGTTTGATAAAATCTCTATTAAAATACATGGAAATTATAAAAACAAAAGTGGTTTTTCAGGTGTTAAAGAAGAACATTACCGATTTGTCTATAGTTTTTTAAACCGCTATTTCCCAAATTATAAAGACTCTAAAGCATTAGATTATACTGAAATACTTGTAAAACAAAACAATTTAGAGAAAGCATTTTATCGATTTATTAAGTTAGATGATAACTATTCTGAAGGAACTAAAACCAAAAAAGATATTTACAGTTTACTTGTCAATGTTATTTTACCTGAACTTGAAGTTCTAAAATCACACATAACTTAA
- a CDS encoding helix-turn-helix transcriptional regulator, giving the protein MESNDVILKKLNQLEILIVSTAKQILTVDDLINYTGFSRSYIYKLVHKSIIPYSKPNGKTLFFQKNEIDEWLLQNKSNSISQIEQKAIDYTTFKK; this is encoded by the coding sequence ATGGAAAGTAACGATGTAATCTTAAAGAAACTAAATCAATTAGAAATTCTAATTGTAAGTACAGCAAAACAAATCTTAACTGTAGATGATTTAATAAACTACACAGGATTTTCTCGTAGTTATATTTATAAATTGGTTCATAAGAGTATTATCCCCTACTCAAAGCCAAATGGCAAAACATTATTCTTTCAAAAAAATGAAATTGATGAATGGTTGTTGCAAAACAAATCAAACTCTATTTCTCAAATAGAGCAAAAAGCAATTGACTACACAACATTTAAGAAATAA